One region of Dysidea avara chromosome 1, odDysAvar1.4, whole genome shotgun sequence genomic DNA includes:
- the LOC136249060 gene encoding uncharacterized protein: MFSIAVVSALCFLSLYLVNTVTGQSQACINAEVALNQNSECQQAFMSFNIETDTGDGPLCSGTCRNLLDNIASNCPHRAEAIGLTLSLACTSVTGPPTLLPDTPQCTQATLALATNEQCRKGFVNINNPQGIQILCGHQTCRNLLLDFLANCPNQYFDGGEVTENLDALCNGNSGTAPGTAGTESPVRIDCGTAVQQFEENEDCDVPMNDIEEVTSNSTVCSLPCRMLLYTVIDSCPDEEITREAVNRVCSDGGTGSDATTTGFTKELMMFTLLLALTIALL, translated from the exons ATGTTCAGTATTGCAGTAGTCTCTGCCTTGTGCTTCCTCAGTCTATACTTGGTTAACACTGTCACTGGACAAAGTCAAGCATGTATCAATGCTGAAGTAGCACTGAATCAAAACAGTGAGTGCCAACAAGCATTTATGTCTTTCAACATTGAAACTGACACTGGAGATGGTCCTCTTTGTAGTGGAACATGCAGGAATCTTTTGGACAATATTGCAAGCAACTGTCCACATCGTGCA GAAGCTATAGGATTGACACTCAGCCTTGCTTGTACTAGTGTAACTGGACCTCCCACTTTACTACCAGACACACCTCAGTGTACACAAGCCACACTAGCACTAGCTACCAATGAACAATGCCGCAAAGGTTTCGTCAATATTAACAATCCTCAAGGAATTCAAATTCTGTGTGGCCATCAAACATGCAGGAATCTACTGCTTGACTTCTTAGCCAATTGTCCAAATCAG TATTTTGATGGAGGAGAGGTTACTGAAAATTTAGATGCACTATGCAATGGAAACAGTGGTACAGCACCAGGAACAGCAGGAACTGAATCACCTGTTCGGATAGATTGTGGGACTGCTGTTCAACAATTTGAGGAAAATGAAGATTGTGATGTGCCTATGAATgatatagaagaagttacatccAACAGTACAGTGTGTTCATTACCATGCAGGATGCTACTTTACACTGTAATAGATAGCTGTCCTGATGAG GAGATAACAAGAGAAGCAGTTAACAGAGTGTGTAGTGATGGAGGTACTGGTAGTGATGCTACAACAACTGGTTTCACAAAAGAGCTGATGATGTTTACTCTACTTTTAGCTCTTACAATTGCATTGCTGTAG